One segment of uncultured Tolumonas sp. DNA contains the following:
- the ilvM gene encoding acetolactate synthase 2 small subunit produces MKQHQLNLITGSRPEVLERVLRVVRHRGFALCQLNMETVPDSSSLRIAVTVESERPIQLLQSQLNKLIDVFHVEALDQSEQSALKISA; encoded by the coding sequence ATGAAACAACATCAGCTGAATTTGATCACCGGTTCCCGCCCAGAAGTACTGGAACGCGTGCTGCGTGTGGTGCGTCACCGTGGCTTTGCTCTGTGTCAGTTAAATATGGAAACCGTACCCGATAGCAGTTCCCTGCGTATTGCCGTGACCGTGGAGAGTGAACGCCCGATCCAGCTGTTGCAGAGCCAACTGAACAAACTGATCGATGTGTTTCACGTGGAAGCACTGGATCAATCTGAACAATCTGCCTTAAAGATCAGCGCATAA